Within Nitrospinota bacterium, the genomic segment CTTGAAAGTGATAGTTTTATGTTCCCCCTTAAATCAAACCTGCGATTAATGCTTTTTTCGATGTAACGGCGTCGGAGGTCTAAGGCGAGATTCAGCCCCTGAATACATTCCACATCTCCAATCAGTGGAAGACGCTCTTGGTGGGGGTGGTTCCTAAAATAGGTTTCCATCCAATTTGCAGATTTAATTTCGATCCATTCCCTATGTCTATATAAATAGAAATATAATTCCCCTTCAAATCCATCCCCCTTCATGGGTACTGCGTCGATTTCAAAAAAAGCCCCTGCCTCGTCTGCCACCAGTACTTTTGCAATAAAGTCCTCAGGCCGTTCAGCCTTTATCTCATGCTTTCCTCCTGGGCTGTCTATGTAAATTGGAAATTCAACGCGAAGGCATAATTTGCGCACTTGGGCAAACCCCCTCCTTACTCGAAGTACTCGATCAGCCCCACTAGCATCTAGCCCGTTCATTAAGCGGACTTTTACTTTAGTTCCGCTCTTGCGCCGTTCACCCTCTTCCAAAAGAATGAAAGACTGATACCCGCCTAAAGTAACTTTCAAATTGTTATGTACACTGCCGGAAGAATCCTTATAAGTCTCTACCTCAACATGGTCACTCGCCGCAAACACCGAAAGAAAACCAACGCCGAACCGGCTCATTGGAATAAACTGAAATTTACTTCTAAACTCGTCTGTTACATAGTAGGAGCGGCCTGCTTGAAGAAAAAAACGGTGAAGGATTTCATCATCCATCCCAATGCCAGAATCTTCTATCTCAAAGACCTGATGGGTTTCAGTCCTATTTGCAAGGATATTTGGCACCTCTTCCTCATACCATCTAATATTTATGGGGTATTTCTGCCGTACGTCTTCTGGTACTTCCGTTGGGCATTTGGGCAGATCCTTGCCGTCACTTTTCAGATCGAGATACATTTTGCAACGATTCGCATCCAAAGCATTTTGGATCAGTTCCCGGGCAAATGCAGATGGGTCGGCATATGCATCGCGTATCAATCGCTCAAATATCGCCTTTTGATCAAGCTCAAATTTCCAGTCAAATGGGATATATTTTGCCGCAACGCTGCGGCCAATATTAATGGTTGCGCCTTCACCTTCCAGCTTTATTATTGGTTTTTTCCATTCTTTATGCCTAGCGGCATTTTGCATGACTGATCCCGCGTCATTTACCTCATCCACCAGCCATTTGCACCACGACATGAGGAGTCTGTGTTCTTCTGGTGTATCACATTTTGCTGTTATCTCTATTTTGTCGGTCGCGGTCAGGCGGTGTACTATTTTTTGGTGTTTACTCCAGTGTGCATAACTGGTGGACGGAAGCGGTGAAGCGGCATTTAGCAACAAGGGACAAGCACGGTCGTTACTGATGTCCAACAGGTCGCCAATGCGTAGCAAATAAGATAAGAACCGAAGGTTTACGATATCCCCTCTGATGTCTGTTCTTTCAGGATATCGATCCTTGTTTTCCAGATCGGCACGGTCAAGACCATGGGCCAAGCAGACATCGCTAATAGCTTTTTTTAAGTTGGGATCGTCAAAGCCGAACTGGGCAAGGCTTTGTTCGTGCTGCGTAATCAATCTTGCAGATCGCGTATGGTGTTCCCTTCTCAAATATTCCGCGATAATCTGCCGCAAATAGACATTTGAATAATACTTCTGCTCTTCGTTAGTAGCCTTATCCTCCATCGCGCATATTTCTTTGTAGTCACTCGCTGCTTGTCCCCCTTCACCAACCCATTTCTTCCACCCTTCCGAGCTAAGGATTTTCGCCTTTTCATCGTTGGAAACCACCATCCCCGCATCGTGAAGATAAGCAGCAGCTATTAAAATATATACCTCCACGGCTGATAGCTGTACGGCCGGTTTTTCGAAATTACGTTCTATAAACAGAAGGCAGGAAAGCTGGCGGATGATCTCCTCACTATGCTCAATAGTGTGGGCCGTATAATGCTCAAAAGTGGGAATGGTGTACGAAAGCCAAAGTCCTACTTTCATTTTCAGTTCGGACAGTTTGCCTACATAGGATTTATCGTGATCTATTTTACTTAGATACTTCCAAAGAGCGGTGTTTTTAACGTCACCCGGCATTTACCCCTCCCACACATTTACGGAGAACAAGGTTGCTTGATGCTTCCATCACCCTGTTTACAATGATATTTATGCTATGCCATCCGGCATATGCAGTCAAGAAATCCATGTTATTCAGTCAACTTTTTGTGGGTCAAAAGTCGAGTCCCTTTTGGGCGGAGATGCCGGCCTCATACGGGTGCTTGATAGAATCGATATTGCTCACCATGTCGGCCAGCGCAATCAGCTCCGGCGTTGCGCCGCGCCCGGCAAGAATAAGGTGCGTGGCGGTGTCATGCCGGGCTTGACTTGGGAGCGGCGAAATATAATGGAGCCTGCCGCGTACAAACCGTCGCGGAGGTACCCTTCAAAGGTACGGCACCCGGAAATATTTCCAAAGCTTTCTTCCTCCGGTGGGCATAAATCTGTTGAGTTGAAATGCTATAAAGCAAGACCCCGTCCCGCCCGCCAATAAAGCCCGGCGTTAAGATCACAGATCATCGGGGCGCTGTTGGCGAATATCCATGCAAGAAAGCTCATGCCTTGCGTTGAGCAGCGCGCCGCTGAATTCCAATACCGCTATCCAGTGCGCCGCGAACCATGCGGTCATCAGCCTCCGCTCCCCATAAAAATTTCGGCGATGCAATGTGAAGCGCCATTATGCGCATTTCGCGGGTTCCAGCCGCCGCCGTCACGGCAGCGCGGCAAGCCACGCCAAAAGCCGGGGGCGATACGCGCCCCCGTTCACATGAAAAGCCTCGATATGCCCGCCGCCGGGGATCTCCCAATATTCCTTTGGATCGCGCGCCAGTTCAAAGATCCTGCGCCCGTGTGAAACCGGCACCACCGCATCGGCATCGCCATGCACCACCAGCAGCGGCACCGGCGCGATGGATGCGATATGCCGTTCGGGCGAATACTCGTCCGACACCAGCAACAGGCCGAGCCACTGCATCGGCCACGTGAGCCACCACTGCGCCAGCTTCTGCCGCGCGATGGCCTGGTAGGAATAAAACCCCGCCTCTTCAATCACGCCGCTCAGCCGCGCCTTTTCTTCAAAATCCGCCAACGCCCGCGCCAGCGCCGCCCCGCCCAGCGATTGCCCGTAGGCTATCACCTTCAGCCGGCGCCCGATGTTCCGTTCCCGTTCGCGCGTGAGCTGCATTCCCGCCTCAAGCGCCGCCACTATGTCGCCATTGACATGCGCGGGAGTGGCCACCCCTTCCGACGCGCCATACCCTTCGTAGTCGAACACAAAAAGGTTGTACCCCTCCTTCGCCAGCCACGCGACGTTCATGAAGTGCGCCGTCATGTTCTGCGCATTGCCGTGGCAGTGGATGATCGTCCCCTTCTCTTCCGTCCCTTCGGCGGCGGGTATCCACCATCCTCCCAGTTGCGCGCCGCCCGGAGCGGTGAAGATATATTCGCGGTACGGAAGCCCCGCCTCGACCGGCGTGGCGTAAAGCCTGCCCGCCGGCTGGTAAAAAACGCCGGTGCAGGCCGGCACGGCCAGAAGAAAGGCCATCGTGACGGCGGCGAGTGCGAAGCGTTTGCGCATGCGCCTATTATGAAGCAATTTCCGGGGTTAACCCGCTTTATTCACCGAATATAGCGGGAAAACCGTCAAGCTTTTGAAAAGGCGCGGCGGCGAAGCATTTTTCGCGGGAAACATATTGACAGTATGTTGACCAAGAAAAATGCAAGCCAACGCGATAATTTTCAAAAGATCGACGGTTTCCGGATTATGAACGGCAACGCCGTGAATAATCCGGAGTTATTCCGCTTTGGCCTTTTCCAGCTTGAGCAGCAGGCGGATCGCCTGTTGCGTTTCACCGGAGGCCTTGCGGTAGGCTTCCACCAGCGCCCGCTCGGCGGGAGCCATCGGCGGACCGTATTTTTTCCGCACGTCGGCCACCGCCTTGGAATACTGATCCGGGTTGCGCCCGGTCAAAATCCAGTCCACGGTGACAAACCCGCGCGCCGCAATCCAAAAAAGATAGCTGGGGGGCGGATAGGCCATTCCCCGCTCGCAACGGGAAACCATGTCCTGCGATACGCCGGCCTCCGCGGCGGCGGCCTCCTGCGAAACATCCCCCCGCAGTTTTTTGAGGCGCTTCCCCACCTCGGCCAGATTCACCGCGCCGGACACCAAACCCCCGCTACGCACATGGAATTATTTATCGCTTGACTTTTACGCATATATGCGTTTAACTCCACCACATGGGACGCCGCACGGTTTTATTATTACTACTTTCACCTCCCCCTTCCCCGTCCTCCGCGGAGGGCCGGAGGGGACGGGGTAAATTATATACTTTATTTTCCATCATTCATAACCATGTCCGCCAAACCAACCATCCGGGAGAAATACCATGACAGAAACGTTCAAGTACCGTCTCCAGGTGCTCATGAAAGGGGATCGCCCCTATACCTTCGCGCGCAAATGCGGCATCGAGAAAGGGCTGTTTCAGAACTACTGGCAAAAAGGGAAAATCCCCACCTATGAAAACCTGCTTAAGCTGCAAAGGGGCACCGGCTGCTCCATTGACTGGCTGCTCACCGGCCAGATACCGGCGCTGGAAGGAAGGATGGACAAACTGCGGTTTGTTGATTCCGGCGCCGAAACCGGCGCCCGCCAGCGCCGCTTCGTGCATACGGCGCTCATGCTCCGCAAAATCTTCCTGAACGCTCCCGAACGGGATATCACGGCGGTGGAGCTTCTGCTGAACTGCGTGCTGCGGCAGGCCACGCGCCGCTGACGGCGCGGCGCGCCTCGCGGATGCCGGGCCGCCGCGAGGCGGCATGACTTTTGTGATACCTCCCCGCCCGTCCATGCGCTATATTTGCCCCTGCAATACCGCCGACACCATAATTGTGAGGGAATGCCGATGGAAAAAATAACGCTGTCCGAACGTACCCGGTTTAACCCCATCTTCCAGCCGCAGATACTCCGCATGGCGGATGGCCTGAAAGTGCCGCTCATCTGCATGAACCCCGGCCAGTTCATCCCGCCCCACCCCGGCGGCACGGGGGTCTTTTACATCGTCGAAGGCAAGGCAACCATGACGATAGAGGGAAAAGATATCGCGGTATCGGCGGGCGACATGATATTCATCGAAAAGGGCGAAACCCGCGGCATCCAAGCGGTGGAAAAGCTGACCGCCTTCGCCGTCCACATCACCGGCTGACAATTTTTCCCGGATTCCGAATTCTCCTCCCCTCATGTGAGGGGAGGAGTGAGGCGGAGTTACGGGACGATCTCGACGCGCACCATGTTGGGCGCGGTGGGGCCGTCCATCCGCATACCGGAAACCAGCACCAGCCTGTTCCCCGTCTCCACCAATCCGCGCCGCTTGAGCTGCGCCAGCATGCCGGGCAGGCTTTGCGCTATCTCATTGCCGAATTTCTGCAAAAACGGCACCGCGCCGCGCACCAACGCCAGCTTGCGCAACGTATAATCGTAGCGCGTGAAGGCGAATAGCGGCGTGTTCGGGTGCAGGACGGCGATCTGCTTCACCATGTAGCCGCTGTCGGTTACCACCATGATGCCGGAGGCGTCCAAAATGTCGGCCAAGCTCACGGCGGCGCGCGCAACGGCGTGGTTCACCTCGGTGATCTTATCGCGGGAAATATCCCAAGAGAGCACCCTGGCCTTATCGTGGTGGTAGCGTTCCATCTCTATCGCCGCGCCAGCCATCACCCGCACGCACTCTTCCGGATAACGCCCCACCGCCGTCTCGCCCGAAAGCATCAGCGCGTCGGCGTACGAATGCACCGCCACGCTCACATCCGAAATGTCGGCGCGCGTGGGCCGGGGGCTGTTCAGCATCGACTCCATCATTTGCGTCGCCACGATCACCGGCTTGCCCGCGGCGCAGCACTTGTGGATTATGTCCCGCTGGATCACCGGCACCTGCACCAGCGGCATCTCGACGCCAAGGTCGCCGCGCGCCACCATGATCGCGCCCGAGGCCTCGATGATCGCATCTATGTTCCGCACCGCCTCGTGCCGCTCGATTTTTGCCACCACCTCGGCGTGCGAACCGGCGTGGGCAATCAGCTTTTTAAGCCGCAGCACATCATCCGCCTCGCGCACAAACGAAAGCGCCACATAGTCCACCCCCTCCGCCAAACCGGCCTTGAGGTCGCGCAAATCTTTTTCGGCAATGGGATCGGCGCTGATGGAAGCTTCCGGCAGGTTGATCCCTTTCTTGTTCTTCAAAGTGCCGCCGTTCAATACCTTGGCGTGGACGATGCCCCCCTTCTTTTCAACCACCTGAAGGGCCATTTTGCCATCGTCCAAAAGCACCCGGTTTCCCTTTGCCACGTCGCCATAAAACCCCTGATACTGCACGGGAATAAAGGAACCATCACTGACCGCGCTGGAAACCTTCAAGAGGACTTCTTTGCCATCGCGCAAGTCCGTTTCACCGGCGGCGAATTCCCCCACGCGGATTTTGGGGCCGCCCAGATCGAGCAACACGGCGGCATGATAGCTGGTCGCTTTAGAGCCTTTCCGCACGTTGCGTATCTGGCGGCGGATCTCCTCGGGTGAAGCGTGCGATGAATTGATGCGAAAGACGTTCGCCCCCGCGGCGATAAGCCGTTTGACCGCGGCGGGGCCGTCGGACGCAGGCCCCAGCGTAGCAATAATTTTTGTTTGTTTCATCACGCCCATACCGCGTTCCTCCCCGGTTCAAGCCATAGCGAAAAGAACTCCCACTACGTCAAGTGTAACCCGAAAACGGCCCATGCGGCAAAAGGAGTTACAGTTGCGCGCCGAACCTTTTTAAGGGGAATGAGAGAAAGAAGAAAATGATGTTCACCAGCACGATGGCCGCGCCGCCGGGGATATTGCCATAAAACGAAAGCGCCATCCCGGCGATCACCGAAACCACCCCCAGCAGCGCGGCTATCGCCATCGTGACGCGAAAACCGCGCCCAAGCTGGATGGCGGTGACCGCCGGAATTATCACCAGCGCCGACGTAAGGAGCATCCCGACAATCTTGATGGTAAGCACCACCGCCACCGAGGTGAGCAACGCCAGCAGGGTGTTTATGTAGCCGGTATTCACGCCGGAGACGGCGGCGAACTCCTCGTCGAATGAAACCGAAAGCAATGGGCGGTGGTAATACAGCATGACCCCCGCCACCGCCACCGAAAGCGCCGCCGAGAGGTACATCTCCGCCGCGCCGATGGCTAAAATATTGCCGAACAGGTAGCTGAAGATGTCGACGTTAAAACCGCCGCCGTACGAGGCGAGGATGATCCCTCCCGCCACTCCGGCGGCCGACACCATGCCGATGGCCGCGTCGCCATAAAGCCGCGCCCGCTGCGCCAGCTTGAGAATGCCCAGCGAACTGGCCATCACCACCGGGATCGCCACAAACACCGGCGTGGCCCGCAGAAGCAGCCCGACGGCAACGCCGAAAAAGGATACATGCGCCAGTCCGTCGCCGATGAGCGATAGCCGCCGCAGCACCAGCACCACTCCCAGCATGGAGCAGATCACCGCCACGCAGCAGCCGGCCGCCAGTCCGCGCCAGACGAAACTATACGTTAAAAACTCAGCCATAATTTCAATCCGGGTTCAATCATGCCGGTGGCAGATCACGTGCTGGCTGTATTCGCCGAAGTACTTTTTCATGTCGCCCGATCCGCAGAAATCGTTAAAGCCGCCGTGGAAAACCACTTTCTTGTCGAGGTAGAGCATTTGCGAAGCGTATTTGCCGATGGTGCCGATGTCGTGCGTCACCAGCACCACAGTTGTCTTCAGATCACGGTTGAGCGCCTCCAGCGTGGCATAAAACCGTTCGCGCGTTTCGGGGTCGAGCGCGGTGGTCGGCTCGTCCAGCAGCAGGATATCGGGGCGCCCGGCGATGGCGCGCGCCAGCAGCACCCGTTGCAACTGCCCGCCCGAAAGCTCGCCGATGAGCTTATCCTTGATGCCGCCGATGTCCAGCAGGCCGAGCGCATCCTCCACCGCCGCGGTTTCGGCCGCGCGCTCCATCTTGCGCGAAAGAAGGCCCAGCGCCACGATCTCGCCCACGGTCGCGGGGAAATACGGATTGAAATGCGAAATTTTCTGCGGCAGGTAACCGATGCGGGGCCACTCGCGGAAATCGGCGCGCTTGCGGCCGAGAAACCAGACCTCCCCGGCGGCGGCCTGCTTGAGGCCGAGCATCGCTTTTATCAGGGTGCTCTTGCCGCTGCCGTTCGGCCCCACGAGGCCAAGATAGGCGCCTTTGGCGACGCTGAACGTGATGTCGTCCAGCGCCACGCGGCTGTTGTAACTGACGGTAAGCCCCGTCACGGCGATGGCGCTGTTTTGGATGTCCATCACTGTTTTCCCGCGCAGCCGCCGCAAAGGCCGTTCACCTGCAGGATGTGCGATGTGACGGTTCCCTTGATGCGGCGCTTGATATCCCTTTCCATCTCGCGCACCGCGCAGACCGAAAGGTCCTCCACCATATGGCACTCCATGCAGACAAAGTGGTGATGGTGCCCCGCTTTGGGGCAGAAGTAGTAGTAGAGCTGCCGGTTGGAATGCAGCACTTTTGAAATGACGCCGTGGCGTTCCAGCTCTTCCATGTTGCGGTAGACGGTGGGCAGGCCGAGACTTTTGAATCGGCGCTTGAGTTTTTTCCATATCTCTTCGGGACTCAGGTAGCGGTGCTCTTCTTCCAAAACCGACAGCAAGGCCAGCCGCTTGGGCGTGGCTTTCAGCCCGAGGTTTTTAAGGAGCGCCGGATAATCGGTGTGTGTTTTCATAAATAGAAATGATTTCTATTTATACCCCTCTCCCGCCCGATAGTCAATCTATGGGCGGAAGTAATCCGGTTCGTTGCCCGGTTTCCATTTGATGTTGCAGCCCATGCCGGGACGCTGCTCGCCGGCGACTTCCGTGCCGCCCAACACCGCATCCAGCGCGCGGCGCACGTCCACGCCCGTAACCGGGATGTTGCCGCCGGGACGGCTGGCATCCATCTGTCCCCGGTAAACAAGCTTTTGGTTCCCGTCAAATACGTAAAATTCCGGCGTGCAGGCGGCGCGGTAGGCTTTCGCCACCGCTTGCGATTCGTCGAACAGGTAGGGAAAAACGTAACCCGCGGCTTTCGCCTCCCGTGCCATGTTGGCGGGACTGTCATCGGAATATTTTTCCGCGTCGTTGCTGTTGATGCCGGCCACCGCCACCCCTTTGGCCATGTACTCCTTCGTCAGCGCGGCCAGTTCTTTGCCAACGTGTTTCACGTAGGGACAGTGGTTGCACATGAAGATGACCAGCAATGCTTGTGCGGCGTTGAAATCGTTTAGCGAAACGGCGCGGCCGCCGGCGTCTTTCAGCGAAAAAGACGGAGCCTTGGTGCCGAGCGGCAGCATGGTGGAAGCGGTGAGAACCATAATCTCCTCCTTCGGTGAATTATTTTTCCAAAAGTTCCGTCATCTTCAACGGATCGGCAACCGGCATCGCGCAGGTGAAATTGCGGCAGACATAGGCGGCCGCTTCGCCGTCAACCGGCGTCATCCCTTTTGTGTATGGGGCGATGGCGGCCAGCGCCGCAGCCTCATCCTTTCCGGCGAACAGCACAACCCGGCGCGGCGCGAAAGGGGCGTTCAGCGGCTTGAGCAGCGCGGCGGCGTGCTCCGCGTCCCCCGGCGAGGCGATGACCACTTCGGCGGTCGGCCCAAGCGCGAAATCGAGCGCGATCATCGAAAAGCCGTAGGCATCCGGGTTTTTGCCGAACGCCCCGCCAAAGGCCGCCAGCGTTTTATCGGCGTGACGGGCATACGATTCATCGCCGGTGAAACGGGCAAGGCGCGAAAGATTCAGCGCCGCCACCGCGTTCCCGCTCGGCAACGCGCCGTCGTAGATATCCTTGCGGCGCGCCAGCAACGCCTCGCCGCCGGCGGGGGTGAAATAAAATCCGCCCGCCTCGTCGGCAAAAAGGCGGAGCATCGTATCGGCCAGTTCTTTCGCCGCGCGCAGGTATTTCGGGTCGAACACCGCTTCGTACAGCTCGATCAGCCCCCATGTGAGGAAGGCGTAGTCGTCCAGGTTGCCCGGTATGGCGGCTTCCCCTTTCCGGTAACGGTGCAGCAGCGTGCCGTCCGGACGCCGCATGGTATGCAAAAGGAAATCGGCCGCCCGTGCCGCCTCCCGCGCGAAGCTGGCATCGCCGAACACCCGCGCCCCTTTTCCCAGCGCCGCCAACGCCAAGCCGTTCCAATCGGTCAATATTTTATCGTCCAGCAACGGCGGC encodes:
- a CDS encoding cob(I)yrinic acid a,c-diamide adenosyltransferase — encoded protein: MSPLPSQARHDTATHLILAGRGATPELIALADMVSNIDSIKHPYEAGISAQKGLDF
- a CDS encoding transcriptional repressor, which encodes MKTHTDYPALLKNLGLKATPKRLALLSVLEEEHRYLSPEEIWKKLKRRFKSLGLPTVYRNMEELERHGVISKVLHSNRQLYYYFCPKAGHHHHFVCMECHMVEDLSVCAVREMERDIKRRIKGTVTSHILQVNGLCGGCAGKQ
- a CDS encoding cupin domain-containing protein, which gives rise to MPMEKITLSERTRFNPIFQPQILRMADGLKVPLICMNPGQFIPPHPGGTGVFYIVEGKATMTIEGKDIAVSAGDMIFIEKGETRGIQAVEKLTAFAVHITG
- a CDS encoding thioredoxin family protein yields the protein MVLTASTMLPLGTKAPSFSLKDAGGRAVSLNDFNAAQALLVIFMCNHCPYVKHVGKELAALTKEYMAKGVAVAGINSNDAEKYSDDSPANMAREAKAAGYVFPYLFDESQAVAKAYRAACTPEFYVFDGNQKLVYRGQMDASRPGGNIPVTGVDVRRALDAVLGGTEVAGEQRPGMGCNIKWKPGNEPDYFRP
- a CDS encoding metal ABC transporter permease encodes the protein MAEFLTYSFVWRGLAAGCCVAVICSMLGVVLVLRRLSLIGDGLAHVSFFGVAVGLLLRATPVFVAIPVVMASSLGILKLAQRARLYGDAAIGMVSAAGVAGGIILASYGGGFNVDIFSYLFGNILAIGAAEMYLSAALSVAVAGVMLYYHRPLLSVSFDEEFAAVSGVNTGYINTLLALLTSVAVVLTIKIVGMLLTSALVIIPAVTAIQLGRGFRVTMAIAALLGVVSVIAGMALSFYGNIPGGAAIVLVNIIFFFLSFPLKRFGAQL
- a CDS encoding ATP-binding protein, whose translation is MPGDVKNTALWKYLSKIDHDKSYVGKLSELKMKVGLWLSYTIPTFEHYTAHTIEHSEEIIRQLSCLLFIERNFEKPAVQLSAVEVYILIAAAYLHDAGMVVSNDEKAKILSSEGWKKWVGEGGQAASDYKEICAMEDKATNEEQKYYSNVYLRQIIAEYLRREHHTRSARLITQHEQSLAQFGFDDPNLKKAISDVCLAHGLDRADLENKDRYPERTDIRGDIVNLRFLSYLLRIGDLLDISNDRACPLLLNAASPLPSTSYAHWSKHQKIVHRLTATDKIEITAKCDTPEEHRLLMSWCKWLVDEVNDAGSVMQNAARHKEWKKPIIKLEGEGATINIGRSVAAKYIPFDWKFELDQKAIFERLIRDAYADPSAFARELIQNALDANRCKMYLDLKSDGKDLPKCPTEVPEDVRQKYPINIRWYEEEVPNILANRTETHQVFEIEDSGIGMDDEILHRFFLQAGRSYYVTDEFRSKFQFIPMSRFGVGFLSVFAASDHVEVETYKDSSGSVHNNLKVTLGGYQSFILLEEGERRKSGTKVKVRLMNGLDASGADRVLRVRRGFAQVRKLCLRVEFPIYIDSPGGKHEIKAERPEDFIAKVLVADEAGAFFEIDAVPMKGDGFEGELYFYLYRHREWIEIKSANWMETYFRNHPHQERLPLIGDVECIQGLNLALDLRRRYIEKSINRRFDLRGNIKLSLSREWIDRNESQKYKEYRAAVESQIEDYLLNHLAKTKVPDELWMYKNRLLYIAT
- a CDS encoding helix-turn-helix transcriptional regulator — translated: MSGAVNLAEVGKRLKKLRGDVSQEAAAAEAGVSQDMVSRCERGMAYPPPSYLFWIAARGFVTVDWILTGRNPDQYSKAVADVRKKYGPPMAPAERALVEAYRKASGETQQAIRLLLKLEKAKAE
- the pyk gene encoding pyruvate kinase, giving the protein MGVMKQTKIIATLGPASDGPAAVKRLIAAGANVFRINSSHASPEEIRRQIRNVRKGSKATSYHAAVLLDLGGPKIRVGEFAAGETDLRDGKEVLLKVSSAVSDGSFIPVQYQGFYGDVAKGNRVLLDDGKMALQVVEKKGGIVHAKVLNGGTLKNKKGINLPEASISADPIAEKDLRDLKAGLAEGVDYVALSFVREADDVLRLKKLIAHAGSHAEVVAKIERHEAVRNIDAIIEASGAIMVARGDLGVEMPLVQVPVIQRDIIHKCCAAGKPVIVATQMMESMLNSPRPTRADISDVSVAVHSYADALMLSGETAVGRYPEECVRVMAGAAIEMERYHHDKARVLSWDISRDKITEVNHAVARAAVSLADILDASGIMVVTDSGYMVKQIAVLHPNTPLFAFTRYDYTLRKLALVRGAVPFLQKFGNEIAQSLPGMLAQLKRRGLVETGNRLVLVSGMRMDGPTAPNMVRVEIVP
- a CDS encoding alpha/beta hydrolase; the encoded protein is MRKRFALAAVTMAFLLAVPACTGVFYQPAGRLYATPVEAGLPYREYIFTAPGGAQLGGWWIPAAEGTEEKGTIIHCHGNAQNMTAHFMNVAWLAKEGYNLFVFDYEGYGASEGVATPAHVNGDIVAALEAGMQLTRERERNIGRRLKVIAYGQSLGGAALARALADFEEKARLSGVIEEAGFYSYQAIARQKLAQWWLTWPMQWLGLLLVSDEYSPERHIASIAPVPLLVVHGDADAVVPVSHGRRIFELARDPKEYWEIPGGGHIEAFHVNGGAYRPRLLAWLAALP
- a CDS encoding metal ABC transporter ATP-binding protein codes for the protein MDIQNSAIAVTGLTVSYNSRVALDDITFSVAKGAYLGLVGPNGSGKSTLIKAMLGLKQAAAGEVWFLGRKRADFREWPRIGYLPQKISHFNPYFPATVGEIVALGLLSRKMERAAETAAVEDALGLLDIGGIKDKLIGELSGGQLQRVLLARAIAGRPDILLLDEPTTALDPETRERFYATLEALNRDLKTTVVLVTHDIGTIGKYASQMLYLDKKVVFHGGFNDFCGSGDMKKYFGEYSQHVICHRHD